The following proteins are encoded in a genomic region of Spirosoma sp. SC4-14:
- a CDS encoding EVE domain-containing protein — protein sequence MNETLHYWIVVASKDHVMRGVSGGFMQANHGKKTPLLRTKPNDWVIFYSPKQVLEQDEKCQSFTAIGQITDEGIYQVTLTHDFAPFRRNVQFYDCQETSILPLINDLNFIQNKKAWGYPFRVGFFEIGEKDFVLIKERMFNAEQS from the coding sequence ATGAACGAAACACTACACTATTGGATCGTTGTTGCGTCGAAAGACCACGTCATGCGGGGTGTTTCGGGTGGATTTATGCAGGCCAATCACGGCAAAAAAACACCCTTATTACGAACAAAACCCAATGATTGGGTGATTTTCTATTCGCCTAAGCAGGTACTGGAACAGGACGAAAAATGCCAGTCGTTTACCGCTATCGGGCAGATCACTGACGAAGGGATTTATCAGGTTACCCTGACCCACGATTTTGCTCCGTTTCGGCGCAATGTGCAGTTTTACGACTGCCAGGAAACATCGATTCTGCCACTGATCAATGACCTCAATTTCATTCAGAACAAAAAAGCGTGGGGCTATCCGTTTCGCGTAGGTTTTTTTGAAATCGGGGAAAAAGATTTTGTGTTAATAAAAGAGAGAATGTTCAATGCAGAACAGTCATAA
- a CDS encoding DUF2309 domain-containing protein, which translates to METPILSQPIDLQIDSVDIQPDDTVQLTEQITNSFKKIAPSWPLKNLIAVNPLQGFEELPIETALSLGYAYFQQPTLPKPMETVNQQTLKWLQVYFDDGQATLPMPLRHLGLYSAWQQLALYDVCLHGNDEHKRQWLAALPKNPAQALQESLVDLHIATDEQEQFLTLMLTTLPGWASYVRYRTDWAGLDTHHPHPVTQMEYLALRVIITRLLWPEARTLLTWYQHVRKNTKPSPNLLRELELAERRFRLPLLKQLAAQSLTESALPEAQFVFCIDVRSEPFRRALEATGNYQTLGFAGFFGVPIQVTDTVTGDSYASCPVLLTPNHTIHESPCGHATEQQQDRKRYARLTKLSQLYQSLKYTFTTPFALVEGLGMASGIWMGLRSLMPRLASGLQTQLVRSIRKPMAVHSSLETIPFADQCRYAEGALRTMGLTEQFAPLVVFCGHGSSTQNNAYATALDCGACGGRHGGSNARVLAGILNDHQVRHSLLQKGIIIPDTTQFIAAEHNTTTDEVTLFGDIPSEMRQSLDQNLAKARQINSLERLKHLQPNQPVDNGVLQTWLRAKDWAQVRPEWGLARNAAFIVAPRALTAELNLEGRCFLHSYNYAQDPQGTALTTILTAPMVVAEWINTQYLFSTLDNVAYGGGSKLTQNITGKIGIMQGNTSDLMTGLPLQSVYATDNLTYHEPQRLMAVVYAPRTMLDSIIQSQPVLQKLFGNGWTQLACLDPEDGKTYLLSREFAWQNVH; encoded by the coding sequence ATGGAAACCCCTATTTTATCCCAGCCCATCGATTTACAAATCGATTCTGTTGACATACAACCTGACGATACAGTCCAATTAACCGAACAAATAACAAATAGCTTTAAAAAAATAGCCCCTTCGTGGCCGCTGAAGAATCTGATTGCGGTAAACCCTCTTCAGGGTTTCGAGGAGCTACCTATCGAAACGGCCTTATCGCTGGGATACGCCTATTTCCAACAGCCTACATTGCCTAAGCCAATGGAAACGGTTAACCAGCAAACGCTCAAATGGCTACAAGTGTATTTTGACGATGGACAGGCAACTTTACCCATGCCCCTACGCCATTTAGGGCTGTACTCGGCCTGGCAACAGCTTGCACTTTATGATGTATGCTTGCACGGCAATGATGAACATAAACGGCAGTGGTTAGCCGCTTTGCCGAAAAACCCCGCTCAGGCTCTACAGGAGTCGCTGGTTGACCTACATATTGCCACCGACGAGCAGGAACAGTTTCTGACCCTTATGCTCACAACCCTGCCTGGCTGGGCTTCTTATGTCCGATACCGCACCGACTGGGCTGGCCTGGATACCCATCACCCCCACCCGGTAACTCAGATGGAGTATCTGGCTCTGCGCGTAATTATTACCCGTTTGCTGTGGCCCGAAGCCAGAACCCTCCTGACCTGGTATCAACATGTACGAAAAAATACCAAACCCAGCCCCAACCTGTTGAGAGAGTTGGAACTGGCCGAACGTAGATTCCGGTTGCCACTCCTGAAGCAATTAGCGGCTCAATCGCTAACAGAGTCAGCGCTACCAGAAGCTCAGTTCGTTTTCTGTATCGACGTTCGTTCTGAACCTTTTCGTCGGGCTCTGGAAGCAACGGGTAATTATCAGACGCTGGGGTTTGCGGGCTTCTTTGGGGTACCTATTCAGGTAACCGATACGGTAACAGGTGATTCGTATGCGTCCTGCCCGGTTTTGCTCACTCCCAACCATACCATACACGAGTCACCCTGCGGTCATGCTACCGAACAACAGCAGGATCGCAAGCGGTATGCCCGATTAACGAAACTTAGCCAGCTCTATCAATCCCTGAAATATACCTTTACTACGCCCTTTGCGCTGGTCGAAGGACTCGGAATGGCGAGCGGTATCTGGATGGGATTACGCAGCCTAATGCCTCGACTGGCTTCCGGGCTTCAGACCCAGTTGGTTCGGTCGATTCGAAAACCAATGGCGGTACATTCCTCTTTAGAAACCATTCCATTCGCCGACCAGTGCCGTTATGCCGAAGGAGCGTTACGAACGATGGGTCTAACAGAGCAGTTTGCCCCTCTGGTTGTCTTTTGTGGGCACGGTAGTTCGACGCAGAATAATGCCTATGCAACTGCACTCGATTGCGGGGCTTGTGGTGGACGACATGGTGGTAGCAATGCCCGCGTACTGGCGGGTATTCTGAATGATCATCAGGTTCGGCACTCTCTCCTCCAAAAAGGAATCATAATTCCCGACACAACGCAGTTCATAGCGGCCGAGCACAATACAACCACCGATGAAGTTACGCTCTTTGGAGACATTCCGTCTGAGATGCGTCAATCGCTCGACCAAAATCTGGCAAAAGCCCGACAAATCAATAGCCTTGAACGCCTTAAACACCTACAGCCCAACCAGCCCGTTGATAATGGTGTACTGCAAACCTGGTTGCGCGCCAAAGACTGGGCTCAGGTTCGTCCCGAATGGGGGCTGGCCCGAAACGCAGCGTTCATAGTGGCTCCACGCGCACTGACGGCTGAGCTTAATCTGGAAGGGCGCTGTTTTCTGCATTCCTACAACTATGCACAAGACCCACAAGGAACAGCCCTGACAACAATTCTTACGGCTCCAATGGTGGTGGCCGAATGGATCAATACCCAATACCTGTTTTCTACGCTGGATAATGTAGCATATGGAGGAGGTAGCAAATTAACCCAGAACATCACGGGCAAAATTGGTATCATGCAGGGAAATACAAGCGATCTGATGACGGGCCTACCGTTACAATCGGTCTATGCTACCGACAACCTGACCTACCATGAACCTCAGCGGTTGATGGCGGTGGTTTATGCTCCCCGAACCATGCTGGATTCAATTATTCAGAGCCAGCCTGTGCTACAAAAATTATTTGGAAATGGATGGACACAACTGGCCTGCCTCGACCCAGAGGATGGTAAAACCTATCTGCTAAGCCGCGAATTCGCATGGCAAAACGTACATTAA
- a CDS encoding LysR substrate-binding domain-containing protein: MNIDTIALQCFIAVAETGSFTKAADRVGRTQSAISQQMTKLEGLLGKLLLVRGKAFTLTPEGEIFLGYARQIFALHREALDRFKEPELEGEVRFGLPENFATVYLSDVLADFSRIHPRILLKIECDLTLNLFERFKQNEFDLVLVKMNRPEDFPNGLDVWSEPLKWVGDPNLIDSGKPVPLVLAPQPCVYRASAIKSLEQASRAWRLVFSSPSYAGAVAAVRAGMGISVMPQTMIPADLQAIDAALLPKLADTHVSLIKHMANNPAINTLEEFVLRRLKH, encoded by the coding sequence ATGAATATTGATACCATTGCCCTACAGTGTTTCATTGCGGTAGCAGAAACGGGGAGTTTTACTAAAGCAGCCGACCGGGTAGGCCGGACTCAATCGGCAATTAGTCAGCAGATGACTAAGCTCGAAGGCTTACTGGGGAAGTTGTTGCTGGTTCGGGGCAAGGCGTTTACACTTACCCCCGAAGGCGAGATTTTTCTGGGGTATGCCCGCCAGATTTTTGCCTTGCACCGCGAAGCGCTGGATCGTTTTAAAGAACCCGAACTGGAAGGGGAAGTACGCTTTGGTTTACCGGAGAATTTTGCTACTGTGTATTTGTCGGATGTGCTGGCTGATTTCTCCCGGATTCATCCCCGTATCCTGCTGAAAATAGAGTGTGACTTAACGCTCAACTTGTTCGAGCGGTTCAAACAGAATGAGTTTGATCTGGTGCTGGTGAAAATGAATCGGCCAGAGGATTTTCCCAATGGGCTGGATGTGTGGTCGGAACCGCTCAAATGGGTTGGCGATCCAAACCTGATCGATTCTGGAAAGCCGGTGCCACTGGTGTTGGCCCCCCAGCCTTGTGTCTATCGGGCTTCGGCTATCAAGTCTCTGGAACAGGCGAGTCGCGCGTGGCGCCTGGTGTTTTCGAGCCCGAGTTATGCCGGAGCGGTAGCGGCTGTCCGGGCGGGTATGGGTATCTCGGTGATGCCCCAAACCATGATTCCTGCTGATTTGCAGGCCATTGATGCGGCTTTGTTGCCAAAATTAGCCGATACGCATGTGTCGTTGATTAAACACATGGCCAACAATCCGGCAATCAATACACTGGAAGAGTTTGTGCTTCGACGACTTAAACATTGA
- a CDS encoding proton-conducting transporter membrane subunit: protein MLLFILTSLFHLDRLAVIMIAVVVFIGLCVGSFAYRYLKGDGQYRAFFVRLSLLITSVVLMVSADHIGFLLVSWCISNGLLVRLMVHKSGWKAARASGWLAAKNFIVGSVCIATALGLFYLSTGETSIQALLRQPMISTPMWAALGFLMVGAMSQSAIWPFHRWLLSSLNSPTPVSAIMHAGLINGGGFLLVRFAPLYLQSPYLLTGLVVVGFLTAWLGTLWKLMQPDVKRMLACSTMGQMGFMFVQCGLGLFPAAVAHLVWHGMFKAYLFLSSGSAAQEKRVDQGYPPSLPAFFGALLCGLVGSYSFALATGKTWFANDTTSVLTGVAFLAGSQFALPLLHAKPLRALPLALLGTGLAGLAYGGSVQLITGLMAPMALMQPQALNGFHIAGLLALVLAWLYRLFARNPEKTKQAPAWVLKGYVLALNASQPHPTTITNHRKHYQYQ, encoded by the coding sequence ATGCTACTTTTTATCCTCACCAGTCTCTTTCATTTGGATAGGCTGGCTGTGATCATGATTGCTGTGGTCGTCTTTATTGGTCTATGCGTGGGTAGTTTTGCCTACCGTTATTTGAAAGGCGATGGTCAATATCGGGCGTTTTTTGTCCGGCTCAGTTTACTGATCACTTCAGTAGTATTGATGGTCAGTGCAGATCATATAGGCTTCTTACTGGTAAGCTGGTGCATAAGCAACGGGCTTCTGGTTCGATTGATGGTCCATAAATCAGGCTGGAAAGCGGCCAGAGCATCAGGCTGGCTGGCGGCCAAAAACTTTATTGTAGGGTCGGTCTGTATTGCCACGGCCCTGGGTCTGTTTTATCTGTCAACGGGCGAAACAAGCATTCAGGCGTTGCTTCGCCAGCCCATGATTTCGACACCGATGTGGGCAGCATTGGGCTTTTTGATGGTAGGCGCTATGAGCCAATCGGCAATTTGGCCATTCCATCGCTGGCTGCTGAGTTCCCTGAATTCGCCAACGCCGGTTTCGGCTATCATGCACGCGGGTCTGATCAATGGCGGAGGCTTCTTACTGGTTCGGTTTGCCCCCCTTTACCTGCAAAGCCCTTATCTGCTGACTGGTTTGGTGGTGGTGGGATTCCTGACTGCGTGGCTGGGTACATTGTGGAAGCTCATGCAACCCGATGTGAAGCGGATGCTGGCCTGTTCGACAATGGGCCAAATGGGGTTTATGTTCGTACAATGTGGATTGGGCTTATTTCCGGCAGCAGTAGCTCATCTGGTCTGGCATGGAATGTTCAAAGCATATTTATTCCTGTCCAGTGGAAGTGCCGCTCAGGAAAAGCGCGTCGATCAGGGCTACCCACCGAGCCTCCCAGCTTTTTTCGGTGCGTTACTATGTGGACTAGTAGGGAGTTACAGCTTTGCGCTGGCGACGGGAAAGACCTGGTTTGCGAATGATACTACCTCCGTATTGACCGGTGTGGCTTTTCTAGCAGGTAGCCAGTTCGCCTTGCCCTTACTTCATGCCAAACCACTCCGGGCGCTGCCACTGGCCCTTCTTGGTACTGGCTTAGCCGGATTGGCTTATGGAGGCAGCGTGCAACTCATTACCGGCCTAATGGCTCCGATGGCGTTAATGCAGCCTCAAGCGCTGAATGGCTTTCACATAGCCGGTTTGCTGGCGCTGGTACTGGCCTGGCTGTACAGGTTATTTGCCAGAAATCCTGAAAAAACCAAGCAAGCTCCTGCCTGGGTCTTAAAAGGCTATGTGCTGGCCCTCAATGCAAGTCAGCCACATCCTACCACCATCACGAATCATCGTAAGCACTATCAGTATCAATAA
- a CDS encoding VCBS repeat-containing protein: MTTKIILTGTLLFFGLTTAYSQDKTLMKVREQQAAATATERATKQVVPEGNFKKTTLTRDFISEGAAVADLNKDGKMDIVAGYYWFEAPNWTRHEMAPSRTYDPRKEYSDSFLNMGMDVNQDGWDDVVIIDFPGKPGFWFENPKNNASGEWKKHMLANSMGIANESPGFIDIDGDGRLDILCGDKDKKQIVWLKAPSKPGETEWIRYPLSKENVPGTEIFSHGIGFGDINKDGFNDVVIREGWFEGKADKKSGDWVFHPANLGEPCSHMQVLDVNGDGKADVVSASAHALGVWWHEQITDEQGQVNFKTHLMSNTTAQTHSSIMADLNGDGRKDYITGKRFLAHHGRDPGDSDPAILMWFEFTPGKEPYYKEHIIDTDSGSGLNVTVHDMNGDKKPDIIVANKNGVFLLENKIKK; the protein is encoded by the coding sequence ATGACAACGAAAATCATACTAACCGGAACCCTACTTTTCTTCGGGCTAACCACTGCCTATAGCCAGGACAAAACCCTGATGAAGGTCCGGGAGCAACAGGCAGCAGCAACAGCCACCGAACGAGCTACGAAACAGGTGGTTCCTGAAGGTAATTTCAAAAAGACAACCCTTACCCGCGACTTCATTTCGGAAGGAGCCGCCGTAGCCGATCTGAACAAAGATGGCAAAATGGACATCGTGGCCGGTTATTACTGGTTCGAAGCACCCAACTGGACCCGTCACGAAATGGCACCGTCGCGTACCTACGACCCGCGCAAAGAATACAGCGATTCATTTCTCAATATGGGGATGGACGTCAATCAGGATGGCTGGGACGATGTGGTTATTATCGACTTCCCCGGCAAACCCGGTTTCTGGTTCGAAAATCCGAAGAATAACGCATCAGGTGAATGGAAAAAGCACATGCTGGCCAATTCGATGGGCATTGCCAACGAGTCGCCGGGGTTTATTGACATCGATGGCGACGGGCGGCTCGATATTCTGTGTGGCGATAAAGACAAAAAGCAGATTGTCTGGCTGAAAGCGCCATCCAAACCCGGCGAAACCGAATGGATACGTTACCCGCTTAGCAAAGAGAACGTGCCGGGTACGGAAATTTTCTCGCACGGCATTGGCTTCGGCGACATCAATAAAGACGGCTTCAACGATGTGGTGATCCGCGAAGGCTGGTTTGAAGGAAAAGCGGATAAAAAATCCGGTGATTGGGTCTTTCATCCGGCCAATCTGGGCGAACCCTGCTCGCATATGCAGGTGCTGGATGTAAATGGCGACGGCAAGGCCGACGTAGTTAGTGCATCAGCTCACGCGCTGGGCGTTTGGTGGCATGAACAGATCACCGACGAGCAGGGTCAGGTTAACTTCAAAACACACCTGATGAGCAACACGACCGCCCAAACCCACTCCTCCATCATGGCCGACTTGAATGGCGATGGGCGAAAAGATTACATCACCGGCAAGCGGTTTCTGGCTCACCACGGTCGCGACCCCGGCGACAGCGATCCGGCTATTCTGATGTGGTTTGAATTTACACCTGGCAAGGAGCCGTATTACAAAGAACACATCATCGATACCGATTCAGGTTCGGGCCTGAACGTTACGGTTCACGACATGAACGGCGACAAAAAACCCGATATCATTGTCGCCAATAAAAACGGCGTATTCCTGCTTGAGAATAAGATAAAAAAGTAA
- a CDS encoding DUF1080 domain-containing protein, whose amino-acid sequence MVSFWNLSLRRSKLLQQWLPLLFVSLLCSTTPTFAQSTVKAVSLFDGKTLNGWKTVDPAQASWWSVKDSVIHSGDGVNKIPENTYLHTLKEYGDFEFRCLFRLYGDSKTGMINSGIQYRSIIEGKKIIGYQADIGNGYWGDLYDEHRREKLVGGDLRTLKHLLKEDGWNSYIIRCKGNHHELYINGVKTVDYIEKDPKIPNKGVIAVQIHSGGVAQVEFRDLTINEL is encoded by the coding sequence ATGGTTTCTTTCTGGAATCTTTCTTTACGAAGGTCCAAGCTTCTCCAGCAATGGCTACCTCTGCTTTTCGTTTCCCTACTTTGTAGCACAACACCGACCTTTGCCCAATCGACGGTAAAAGCGGTATCATTATTTGACGGCAAAACACTGAACGGCTGGAAAACTGTCGATCCGGCGCAGGCAAGTTGGTGGTCGGTAAAAGACAGCGTGATTCACAGTGGCGACGGCGTCAACAAGATTCCGGAAAATACTTATCTGCATACACTGAAAGAATACGGCGATTTTGAATTTCGCTGCCTGTTTCGCCTGTACGGTGATTCCAAGACGGGCATGATCAACAGCGGGATACAATACCGGTCGATTATTGAGGGAAAGAAAATCATTGGTTACCAGGCCGATATTGGCAATGGCTATTGGGGTGACCTATACGACGAGCACCGCCGGGAGAAACTCGTCGGTGGTGATCTGCGAACGCTCAAACACCTTCTGAAAGAAGACGGCTGGAATAGCTATATCATCCGCTGCAAAGGCAACCATCACGAGCTGTATATCAATGGCGTAAAAACCGTCGACTATATCGAAAAAGACCCTAAAATCCCGAATAAGGGCGTGATTGCCGTCCAGATCCACAGCGGTGGTGTAGCCCAGGTTGAATTTAGAGACCTGACGATAAATGAATTGTAA
- a CDS encoding PVC-type heme-binding CxxCH protein, whose translation MPNFRYLIALVAVLSVATKPVVSAQSSKIKPAAPDTAKVDREYALEATMLGFFAKDGARNPTLKASKGERVRITITNGELMTHDIALEKLGIKSKTLQEKGTKASIIFKADKSDTYYCTVPGHRAAGMVGSLEVVEGPISDATVAGQVPMKNGQPLNLNFETGTLKDWKATGDAFTNPIYAQDDPSPVHEKDMHIGFDGKYFLSSGGTANAKQTGTLTSVAFTVTQPFAAFKVSGGALQDTRVEIVQANTDKVIFHSTGQGRATLQPVVVELQPYLNQDIYIRIVDNETGISQIPYIPNDKWAHINFDDFQFYATRPTFPNELKQKDIIILPPLDPVLNAGLSGIKAAQAMTLPNGFKMTLAASEPDIVKPICFTVDWRGRLWVVESHTYPVPAPEGQGRDKILIFEDTNGDGTLDSKKVFMEGLNLVSGMEVGMGGVWVGAAPYLLFIPTDFKTDKPLGPPQKMLDGWGHEDTHETLNSLRFGPDGWLYGTHGVFTHSNVGKPGAPDSERTKLNAGVWRFHPATHQFELFAEGTSNPWGLDFNDYGHAFITACVIPHMYHMIQGGRYQRQAGKHFNPYTYDDIKTHADHVHWVGERGPHAGNFRSASAGGGHAHSGAMIYLGNSWPQEYRNDIFMNNINGARFNHDHPERAGTGYSVTHKPDFIVMNDSWSQWLNFKYDASGSVWVIDWYDKNQCHSPNPDVHDKTMGRIFKLSHENDKWVQVDLRKVSDMELVKAQLNPNDWYVRQARTILQERGPNKKVHKALKEILAKNPDPTRKLRALWALHVTKGLTDKELTDLLSNENEYVRSWAIQLLAEDKTVSPEALKQFAAMAQNDNSAMVRMYLASAMGRLEPAQRWDVLDALVQKAQDKDDHNQPLMLWYAAEPLAAIDMKRALDLAQKSKMPKHLNYMIQRIGAINTDDSKKLLKEFNDRVGKLDHSHENHEIQALIAKALGE comes from the coding sequence ATGCCTAATTTTCGTTATCTGATTGCTTTAGTGGCTGTACTATCTGTGGCTACTAAACCAGTTGTTTCAGCACAATCTTCCAAAATCAAACCTGCGGCACCAGACACGGCAAAAGTCGACCGGGAGTATGCCCTGGAAGCTACCATGCTGGGCTTTTTTGCGAAGGATGGTGCCCGTAATCCTACCCTGAAAGCCAGCAAGGGCGAACGGGTTCGCATCACCATCACCAATGGCGAGTTGATGACGCACGATATTGCCCTCGAAAAGTTGGGCATCAAGAGCAAAACCCTTCAGGAAAAAGGTACCAAAGCCAGCATCATTTTCAAAGCCGATAAAAGCGACACATACTACTGCACCGTTCCGGGCCACCGGGCGGCTGGCATGGTCGGTAGCTTGGAGGTGGTTGAAGGCCCCATTTCCGATGCTACCGTAGCCGGACAGGTGCCGATGAAAAACGGCCAGCCGCTCAACCTGAACTTTGAAACCGGCACCCTGAAAGACTGGAAAGCTACGGGTGACGCGTTTACGAATCCGATTTACGCGCAGGATGACCCGTCGCCGGTTCACGAAAAAGACATGCACATCGGTTTCGACGGCAAGTATTTTCTGAGCAGTGGCGGCACGGCCAACGCCAAACAAACGGGTACGCTAACCTCTGTAGCGTTTACGGTTACGCAACCTTTTGCGGCCTTTAAAGTATCGGGTGGTGCGTTGCAGGATACCCGTGTTGAGATCGTACAGGCCAATACCGATAAGGTTATTTTCCACAGCACTGGCCAGGGACGTGCTACCCTCCAGCCGGTGGTGGTTGAGTTGCAACCCTATCTGAATCAGGACATTTACATCCGCATTGTCGACAACGAAACGGGCATATCACAGATTCCGTACATACCGAATGATAAATGGGCGCACATCAATTTCGATGATTTCCAGTTCTACGCCACGCGCCCAACATTCCCGAACGAGCTTAAACAGAAGGACATCATCATTCTGCCCCCACTCGATCCGGTCCTGAATGCCGGACTTTCGGGCATCAAAGCGGCTCAGGCCATGACCCTACCCAACGGCTTCAAAATGACGCTGGCAGCTTCGGAACCTGACATCGTGAAGCCGATTTGTTTTACCGTCGACTGGCGTGGTCGGCTTTGGGTGGTCGAATCGCACACATACCCCGTTCCGGCTCCCGAAGGTCAGGGTCGCGACAAGATTTTGATTTTTGAAGATACCAACGGCGACGGCACGCTCGACAGCAAGAAGGTTTTCATGGAAGGGCTTAATCTGGTGAGTGGTATGGAAGTCGGTATGGGTGGCGTCTGGGTTGGTGCCGCCCCCTATCTGCTGTTTATTCCGACTGATTTTAAAACCGACAAACCGCTGGGACCACCTCAAAAAATGCTCGACGGCTGGGGACATGAAGATACGCATGAAACACTCAACAGCCTTCGCTTCGGACCCGATGGCTGGCTGTATGGCACCCACGGCGTATTCACGCACTCCAACGTTGGCAAACCAGGCGCGCCGGATTCCGAACGAACCAAACTCAACGCCGGGGTCTGGCGGTTTCATCCAGCCACCCATCAGTTCGAACTGTTTGCCGAAGGGACCAGCAACCCCTGGGGGCTCGATTTCAACGATTACGGTCATGCGTTCATCACGGCCTGTGTGATTCCGCATATGTACCACATGATTCAGGGCGGGCGCTACCAGCGGCAGGCCGGAAAACACTTTAACCCCTACACTTACGACGACATCAAAACCCACGCCGATCACGTTCACTGGGTAGGTGAACGCGGCCCTCATGCAGGCAATTTCCGGTCAGCGTCGGCGGGTGGTGGTCATGCCCATTCGGGTGCTATGATCTACCTCGGCAATAGCTGGCCGCAGGAGTATCGGAACGATATTTTCATGAACAACATCAACGGAGCCCGGTTTAACCACGATCACCCTGAGCGGGCAGGAACGGGTTATTCGGTGACGCACAAGCCGGATTTTATTGTCATGAACGATTCGTGGTCGCAGTGGCTGAATTTTAAATACGATGCCAGTGGTTCGGTTTGGGTGATTGACTGGTACGATAAAAATCAGTGCCACAGTCCCAATCCCGACGTGCACGACAAAACGATGGGTCGAATTTTCAAGCTTTCCCACGAAAACGACAAATGGGTGCAGGTCGATTTGCGAAAAGTTTCGGATATGGAACTGGTGAAAGCGCAACTCAACCCGAACGACTGGTATGTGCGGCAGGCTCGGACCATTTTGCAGGAGCGTGGACCCAACAAGAAAGTCCATAAAGCCCTAAAGGAAATTCTGGCAAAAAACCCCGATCCGACCCGTAAGCTTCGCGCACTCTGGGCCTTGCACGTGACCAAAGGGCTTACCGACAAAGAATTGACTGACCTACTATCGAATGAAAACGAATACGTCAGAAGCTGGGCCATTCAGTTGCTGGCTGAGGATAAAACGGTATCGCCCGAAGCACTGAAGCAATTTGCAGCAATGGCGCAAAACGACAATTCGGCCATGGTTCGGATGTATCTGGCTTCGGCAATGGGACGACTGGAACCGGCGCAGCGTTGGGATGTACTGGATGCACTGGTACAAAAAGCTCAGGACAAAGACGACCACAACCAGCCGCTTATGCTGTGGTATGCCGCCGAACCATTGGCCGCTATCGACATGAAACGGGCACTGGATCTGGCACAGAAGTCGAAAATGCCGAAGCATCTGAACTACATGATTCAGCGGATTGGAGCTATCAATACCGACGATTCGAAAAAGCTGTTGAAAGAGTTCAATGACCGCGTTGGGAAACTCGATCACTCGCACGAAAACCACGAAATCCAGGCATTGATTGCTAAGGCATTGGGTGAATAG